A genomic window from Catenulispora sp. MAP5-51 includes:
- a CDS encoding LysR family transcriptional regulator gives MDLDLAQVRAFVTAAERLHFGQAAEQLAVSQQALSKRIARLEAELGVQLFLRGGHAVELTDAGRRFLEPARRTLADGDLAVAAARLVDRPLRIDFWGHLFAPMRTLATVIDHLADTATADAINAINAIDTVTVETGPGRDLPGVLDALARTATDVGFGRVHGVGGARDAAYPHRLVRLEPVDVVVGEGHPLAGRTQVRPDELRDSILWCPAALERLDFYQRFAEHFAIRAESGGANLGIDHFLEQVAADPARFALVPADLELPERIRVRALPLVEPTPLYAWSLVWRAADPHPGLAPLLRAFAEVGGRSRWLEYQPGRDWLPAGDVSEVEEAGASSISNAKHHA, from the coding sequence ATGGATCTTGATCTGGCGCAGGTGCGGGCGTTCGTCACGGCCGCGGAGCGGCTGCACTTCGGGCAGGCCGCCGAGCAGCTCGCGGTCAGCCAGCAGGCACTGTCCAAGCGCATCGCGCGCCTGGAGGCCGAACTCGGCGTGCAGCTGTTCCTGCGCGGCGGGCACGCCGTCGAGCTGACGGATGCCGGACGCCGCTTCCTGGAGCCCGCCCGCCGGACCCTGGCCGACGGCGACCTCGCGGTGGCGGCCGCGCGCCTCGTCGACCGGCCGCTGCGGATCGACTTCTGGGGCCACCTGTTCGCCCCGATGCGGACCCTCGCAACGGTCATCGACCACCTGGCCGATACCGCCACCGCCGACGCCATCAACGCCATCAACGCCATCGACACCGTCACCGTCGAGACCGGCCCCGGCCGCGACCTGCCCGGTGTCCTGGACGCCCTGGCCCGCACCGCGACCGACGTGGGTTTCGGGCGGGTGCACGGGGTCGGCGGGGCGCGGGACGCGGCGTATCCGCACCGGCTGGTCCGGCTGGAGCCGGTGGACGTCGTGGTCGGCGAAGGGCATCCGCTGGCCGGACGGACGCAGGTCCGCCCCGACGAACTCCGCGACAGCATCCTGTGGTGCCCGGCGGCCCTGGAACGGCTGGACTTCTACCAGCGGTTCGCAGAGCACTTCGCCATCCGCGCCGAATCCGGCGGCGCCAACCTCGGCATCGACCACTTCCTGGAGCAGGTGGCGGCGGACCCGGCGCGCTTCGCCCTGGTGCCGGCGGATCTGGAGCTGCCGGAGCGTATCCGGGTCCGGGCTCTCCCGCTCGTGGAGCCGACGCCGCTGTACGCGTGGTCGCTGGTGTGGCGCGCGGCGGACCCGCACCCCGGCCTCGCACCGCTGCTGCGCGCTTTCGCCGAGGTCGGCGGCCGGAGTCGGTGGCTTGAGTACCAGCCGGGGCGCGACTGGCTGCCGGCCGGCGACGTGTCGGAGGTCGAGGAGGCCGGCGCATCAAGCATTAGCAACGCTAAACACCACGCGTAG
- a CDS encoding zinc-binding dehydrogenase, which translates to MKAMTATGRPGPSVELAAVDQPQPRPDEALVKVEAYSVNRGETFQLEAPRPDWRPGKDVAGLVVQAAADGSGPAAGTRVVGHPPQGGWAEYVAVPTSSLAELPDTVPAVTAAALPLAGLTALRLLHVTRSAAGRRVLMTGASGGVGHYFVELAAAAGLEITAVSSSAERGARLLELGAARVVPSIQDADGPFDVVLESIGGPNLAAALAKLARRGTLVWFGQAGRQPATLDFFDFFAGPESAAIRHFHYADSDSTYGQDLQTLVRLVAADRLHPEIGLVADWTETAEVLTRLRDRGVRGNAVLIIA; encoded by the coding sequence ATGAAGGCCATGACAGCCACCGGCCGGCCCGGTCCGTCCGTCGAACTCGCCGCGGTGGACCAGCCGCAGCCGCGTCCGGACGAGGCGCTGGTGAAGGTGGAGGCGTACTCCGTCAACCGCGGCGAGACCTTCCAGCTCGAGGCGCCGCGTCCGGACTGGCGGCCCGGCAAGGACGTCGCGGGCCTGGTGGTCCAGGCCGCGGCCGACGGCTCGGGCCCGGCGGCCGGCACCCGGGTCGTGGGGCATCCCCCGCAGGGCGGCTGGGCCGAGTACGTGGCGGTCCCGACCTCTTCGCTGGCCGAGCTGCCGGACACGGTGCCGGCCGTCACGGCCGCCGCGCTGCCGCTGGCCGGGCTCACCGCGCTGCGCCTGCTGCACGTGACGCGCTCGGCCGCCGGACGCAGGGTCCTGATGACCGGGGCGTCCGGGGGCGTGGGCCACTACTTCGTGGAGCTCGCCGCCGCCGCGGGTCTGGAGATCACCGCGGTCAGCTCTTCGGCCGAGCGCGGCGCCCGGCTGCTGGAGCTCGGCGCGGCCCGGGTCGTGCCCTCGATCCAGGACGCGGACGGACCCTTCGACGTGGTCCTGGAATCCATCGGCGGGCCGAACCTGGCGGCCGCGCTGGCCAAGCTGGCCCGGCGCGGGACGCTGGTCTGGTTCGGCCAGGCCGGCCGGCAGCCGGCGACGCTGGACTTCTTCGACTTCTTCGCCGGCCCCGAGTCGGCCGCCATCCGGCACTTCCACTACGCCGACTCGGACTCCACCTACGGCCAGGACCTGCAGACCCTGGTCCGCCTCGTCGCCGCCGACCGCCTGCACCCGGAGATCGGGCTGGTGGCCGACTGGACCGAGACCGCCGAGGTGCTGACCCGGCTGCGCGACCGGGGCGTCCGCGGCAACGCGGTCCTCATCATCGCCTGA
- a CDS encoding nuclear transport factor 2 family protein, whose amino-acid sequence MNAVTDSKTATDPKTVVVRYVEAVRDGDAQAIFDSFAEDATWLYPGSLPISGLWEGREAIINDFLGGMGAYLDTSAPVVIALVNAFADGEQVMAEWTSKATAANGATYDNRCAAVFTVRDGRITSVKEYADTHHVAAVLFPEA is encoded by the coding sequence ATGAACGCCGTCACCGATTCGAAGACCGCCACCGACCCGAAGACCGTCGTCGTCCGCTACGTGGAGGCCGTGCGCGACGGAGACGCCCAGGCCATCTTCGACAGCTTCGCCGAGGACGCCACCTGGCTCTACCCGGGCAGCCTGCCGATCTCGGGCCTGTGGGAGGGGCGCGAGGCCATCATCAACGACTTCCTCGGCGGCATGGGCGCCTACCTGGACACCTCGGCGCCGGTGGTCATCGCCCTGGTGAACGCTTTCGCCGACGGGGAGCAAGTGATGGCGGAGTGGACGTCCAAGGCGACCGCCGCCAACGGCGCGACGTACGACAACCGCTGCGCGGCGGTGTTCACGGTCCGGGACGGGAGGATCACGTCGGTGAAGGAGTACGCGGACACGCACCACGTCGCCGCCGTGCTCTTCCCCGAGGCCTGA